In Oryzias latipes chromosome 15, ASM223467v1, the following proteins share a genomic window:
- the edrf1 gene encoding erythroid differentiation-related factor 1 isoform X4 gives MSSTAGDDRNPGILLDNDKDIGSPACSEDCSKRDPTMYLGNGEVKSSAVVKYSAAPPSTYALPEEKTDLKLPPANWLRENPQLGSAVLGSSSKSKPFSSFGIAYDFIDCIGNGVDVVSDSENIKKLLKIPYSKSHVSMAVHRVGRTLLVDELDIQELFRRSSQTGDWTWLKDFYQRLNDQKWQRKKKSKEHWYQKAILSKFLYYSINGDGAAEPVLDNMNEGDDDKNAEECSSSWPATFTSPSDAQESEIPEQEGVSADSKFALGQVTSVLKEQNLPALFNEGENSQGLRNDFVRNIMWTFEDIHMLVGSNMPIFGGGRYPAVSLKLRDSNKPINILTGIDYWLDNLMCNVPELVMCFHVNGIVQKYEMIKTEDIPHLENSTFSTRVVKDIAQNILSFLKSNCTKEGHTYWLFKASGSDIVKLYDLTTLCEEAEEEKYQNPFTLPVAVLLYKVASNLMLKTRQNRKHYGPVRTLLLNCIKLLDQERHPQIIASAYYMLSELFQLNEPSEDDGGESLRAGGSEDSYSDEDRVEEEEEEDLTEDSDENSSFSNGSKLQDDSKAVAVIRSVGELSVPEKYKSTHQIRPSGSFPVSQDKEERCRHILSYVLLGLKAVDGSIKKESDLPAADPNTPIPLKYEDGASAAEKGISLLLERAGPVQADQKHPTRSGMIPGSWQYHMKMQLFLKASKAYYVLSDAATNLLKYGRALRYIKLSMQCYDAYCSVNGTLSPQVLQFHSQCLSLCGDIQLMLAQNANNRAAYLEEYSYQTKDDQEILHSLHRESSCQAFNMVTDLAMDPEYQLFVSSKCYEAAHELLISEALRDDNSDQLPQLLKRLGNIRNEMGVFYMNQAAALQTDKEVKKPVSTTEQELWKKSFSFFEKGIGDFEAIRDKTNTALLLCNTGRLMRICAQAHCTTLADESRGEFSPEEALYYNKAIDYYLSAMRSLGSRETHPAVWDSVNWELSTTYFTLATLLQDFAPLSRKAQEQIEREVTEAMIKSLKYCDLQTESARQPLYQYRAATIHHRLASMYHSCFRNQVGDEHLRKQHRSLAELHYSKAVSLFLSLKEAPCELLRTLLERVAFAEFTMAGQSSSLTKLKSLTGAMEIMTEAHHAFRLIQKELLEKQEESSQPAASESALCSDMAATPGLDLPEVTKLIGVFEPSFCFLLLQIIKLMATGKRKPSGKDEETLKTYKSVYSKLLRTDKSAPLLDRIQLYIQLLQQLTPQTGSDSTERRDQ, from the exons atgagctcAACAGCTGGCGATGACAGAAATCCTGGGATCCTCCTGGATAATGATAAAGACATTGGAAGTCCTGCCTGCTCAGAGGATTGCAGCAAACGG GATCCCACTATGTATTTGGGAAATGGAGAAGTGAAGAGTAGTGCTGTGGTCAAGTACTCTGCTGCCCCCCCCAGCACTTATGCCCTCCCTGAGGAGAAGACGGACCTGAAGCTGCCACCTGCCAACTGGCTGAGGGAAAACCCCCAGCTTGGCAGCGCTGTTTTAGGGTCAAGCAGCAAAAGCAAGCCCTTTTCCAG ttttggaATTGCCTATGACTTCATTGATTGTATTGGGAATGGTGTTGATGTGGTATCAGACTCTGAG AACATCAAGAAACTCTTGAAGATTCCTTACAGCAAGTCCCACGTTAGCATGGCTGTTCACCGGGTTGGAAGGACGTTGCTTGTAGACGAGCTGGACATTCAGGAGCTTTTTAGAAGATCCTCTCAG ACAGGAGACTGGACATGGCTTAAAGATTTTTACCAGCGTCTAAATGATCAGAAATGGCAGCGGAAGAAAAAGAGTAAAGAGCACTGGTATCAGAAAGCCATCCTGTCAAAGTTTCTCTACTACAG caTAAATGGTGATGGGGCTGCAGAGCCTGTGTTAGACAACATGAATGAGGGGGATGATGACAAAAATGCTGAAGAGTGCAGCTCCTCGTGGCCTGCAACCTTTACCAGCCCATCAGATGCTCAAGAATCAGAAATTCCTGAACAG GAAGGTGTTTCTGCGGACAGTAAATTTGCTCTGGGCCAGGTGACATCAGTATTAAAAGAGCAAAACCTCCCTGCTCTCTTCAATGAAGGCGAGAACAGCCAG GGTTTAAGGAATGACTTTGTGCGAAACATCATGTGGACCTTTGAGGACATCCACATGCTGGTTGGATCCAACATGCCCATATTTGGAGGTGGTCGATACCCCGCTGTCAGTCTGAAGCTAAG GGACAGCAATAAACCAATCAACATTTTGACAGGTATTGACTACTGGCTGGACAACCTGATGTGCAATGTCCCAGAACTGGTTATGTGTTTTCATGTCAACGGCATTGTtcag AAATACGAAATGATTAAAACAGAGGACATTCCGCATCTGGAAAATTCCACTTTTTCCACAAGAGTTGTGAAAGACATCGCCCAGAATATTCTCTCCTTCCTGAAGTCCAACTGCACCAAAGAGGGGCACACTTACTGGCTTTTCAAAg CGAGTGGAAGTGACATCGTGAAGCTTTATGATCTGACCACTCTGTGTGAGGAAGCCGAGGAGGAGAAGTACCAGAATCCCTTCACTCTTCCTGTAGCCGTGCTGCTCTACAA GGTGGCCAGCAACCTGATGCTGAAGACGAGGCAAAACAGAAAGCACTATGGCCCAGTCAGAACTCTGCTTCTAAACTGCATCAAACTTCTTGATCAGGAGAGACATCCTCAG ATCATCGCGTCAGCTTACTACATGCTGTCAGAGCTGTTCCAGCTCAACGAGCCTTCTGAAGACGATGGAGGGGAGTCTTTGAGGGCTGGTGGCTCGGAGGACAGTTACAGCGATGAAGacagggtggaggaggaggaggaagaggatctcACAGAGGACAGTGATGAGAACAGCTCCTTCAGTAACGGCTCCAAGCTTCAGGATGATAGCAAAGCGGTGGCCGTGATCCGCTCTGTTGGGGAACTGTCAGTCCCTGAGAAATACAAATCCACTCACCAGATCAGA cCAAGCGGTTCTTTCCCCGTCTCTCAAGACAAGGAGGAGCGGTGCAGACACATCCTGAGCTACGTGCTGCTG GGGTTGAAGGCGGTGGACGGCAGCATCAAAAAAGAAAGCGATCTCCCTGCTGCAGATCCAAACACACCCATTCCCCTCAAATACGAGGACGGAGCCTCTGCTGCAGAGAAAGGGATTTCCCTTCTGCTTGAACGAG CGGGGCCTGTGCAGGCAGACCAGAAGCACCCGACGCGCTCAGGGATGATCCCCGGCTCCTGGCAGTACCACATGAAGATGCAGCTGTTCCTCAAAGCTTCCAAGGCCTACTATGTCCTGTCCGACGCGGCCACTAACCTGCTGAAGTACGGCAGAGCCCTGCGCTACATCAAGCTATCCATGCAGTGCTATG ATGCTTACTGCTCAGTGAATGGAACCCTAAGCCCACAGGTTCTGCAGTTCCACAGTCAGTGCCTGTCTCTGTGCGGCGACATCCAGCTGATGCTGGCCCAGAACGCCAACAACCGAGCGGCTTACCTGGAGGAGTACAGCTATCAGACTAAAGACGATCAGGAAATCCTGCACAGCCTGCACAGAGAGAGCAGCTGCCAGG CCTTTAACATGGTGACTGACCTGGCCATGGACCCGGAGTACCAGCTGTTTGTGAGCAGCAAATGCTACGAGGCAGCGCACGAGCTGCTCATCTCTGAGGCCCTGAGAGATGATAACTCTGATCAGCTGCCCCAGCTCCTCAAAAGGCTGGGAAACATCCGCAACGAGATGGGAGTCTTCTACATGAATCAAGCTGCAGCCTTGCAAACGGACAAAGAGg TGAAAAAGCCGGTGTCAACAACTGAGCAGGAGTTGTGGAAGAAGAGTTTTTCCTTCTTCGAGAAAGGAATCGGTGACTTTGAGGCCATCAGGGACAAAACCAACACGGCGCTGTTGCTGTGCAACACGGGCCGCTTGATGAGAATCTGTGCTCAGGCTCACTGCACCACTTTGGCCGACGAGAGCAGAGGAGAGTTCTCTCCAGAAGAGGCGCTTTACTACAACAAG GCTATTGACTATTACCTGAGTGCCATGAGGTCACTGGGAAGCAGGGAGACTCACCCTGCAGTCTGGGACAGTGTGAACTGGGAGCTTTCCACCACATATTTCACTCTGGCTACACTTCTGCAAGACTTTGCCCCGTTATCCAGAAAGGCCCAGGAGCAG ATTGAGCGGGAAGTGACAGAGGCCATGATAAAGTCCCTGAAATACTGTGACCTGCAGACTGAATCTGCCCGCCAGCCGCTCTACCAGTACAGAGCTGCAACCATCCATCACCGCCTGGCCTCTATGTACCACAGCTGCTTTCGCAACCAG GTGGGAGACGAACACTTAAGGAAACAACACCGCAGCCTGGCGGAGCTTCACTACAGCAAAGCCGTCTCTTTGTTCCTCAGCCTGAAAGAAGCTCCCTGTGAGCTGCTCCGCACTTTACTGGAGAGGGTGGCTTTTGCTGAGTTTACCATGGCAG GTCAGAGCAGCAGCTTGACTAAGCTGAAGAGCTTGACTGGAGCGATGGAGATCATGACCGAAGCTCACCACGCTTTCAGGCTGATCCAGAAGGAGCTGCTGGAAAAGCAGGAGGAA tCAAGTCAACCAGCTGCTTCTGAATCCGCCCTCTGTTCTGATATGGCCGCCACGCCGGGACTAGACCTTCCAGAAGTGACCAAGTTAATTGGCGTGTTTGA